Part of the Georgenia sp. TF02-10 genome, GGACCAGGACCACCAGCGCGGCGACGACGTAGACCACGATCATCATCGGCACGAACCCGGCGGTGACCCGCCCGATGGTCTTGATCCCGCCCAGCAGCACCGCGCCGGCGCCGACGGCCATGACGAGCCCGGCGACCCACACCGGCACGCCGAAGGAGTCCCGCACCGAGGTGGCCACCGTGTTGGCCTGGGTCATGTTGCCGATGCCGAAGCTGGCCAGGACCGCGAACACGGCGAAGACCACCGACAGCACCAGCCCGAACCGGTTGGGGATGGCCCGGGCCAGGTAGTACTGCGGGCCGCCGGAGACCTCCCCGCGGGCGTCCTTGGTGCGGAACCGGACGCCGAGGAACGCCTCGGAGTACTTCGAGGCCATCCCGAGCAGACCGGTCACCCACATCCAGAACAGGGCACCGGGCCCGCCGAGGTGGATCGCGGTGGCGACACCGGCGATGTTCCCGACGCCGACCGTGGCCGCGAGCGCGGTGGTGAGCGCCTGGTAGTGGGAGATGTCGCCGTCGGCGCCCTCGTCCCTCCGCTGCCGCAGCGCCAGGCGCAGGGCGTTGCCGAGCTGGCGGAACTGCAGCCCGCCCAGCCGGATGGTGAGGTACAGGCCGGTGCCCAGGAGCAGCGGGATGAGGACCCACGGGCCCCACACCACCGAGCCGATGTCGCCGAGGATCGTCGCCAGCCGTTCGCTGTCCATGCTGTTCCTCCCGCCGGGGGCGCTGTGGTTGGGCGTGAGGGTAGCGCTCCCGGCAGTTCGGGCAGGACATGTCCGCGGCGCGTCGGGTCCGGCTCGGGGCGGGGTCGACGGCGGCCGGTGGGGCCGGAGCCGACGGCGGCGGTCAAGCGGGGGGCCGACGGCGGCCGGCGCCGACGGCGGCCGGTCAGCCGGCGCCGACGGTGGCCCGCAGCTCCGCCACCACCCGGGCCAGCGCCGGGGTCGGCACTCCCGCCGCCCGACCGCGGCGCAGCAGGTCCCCGCCGAGCGCCTCGAGCTCGGTCGGCCCGCCGGCCGCGACGTCGTGGGAGAGCGAGGAGCGCATGGTCGGCGGGATCTTCTCGAGCAGCGCGCGCAGCGCCGCCGGCTCGGTCGGCACCCCGGCGGCGGTGGCCAGCGCGGCCACCTCGGCGACCAGGGCGTCGGTGGTGGCCGGGTCGGCGGCCAGCGCCTCGCCCAGGCCGGCCCCGGTGCGCGCGGTCAGCAGCGCGACCGGGGCGAGGAAGACCAGCTTGCGCCACAGCACCTCGTCCTGGGTGCCGCCGGTGCGCACGTCCACCCCCGCCGTCGTCAGGGCGCCGAGCAGGGCCAGGTCCGCGGCGTCGTCGGGCACGGTGACCAGCAGGGCCTCGCCCCGGTGCACCACCGCGCCGCCGGACCGGGCGGCCTCCACCTGGACCGACCCGGACACCGCCCGGCCGGGCAGCGCGGCGACCGCGGCGGCGTGGCCGACCCCGTTCAGCAGCGCGAGGACCTCGCGCGGCCGGGCGGCCGCCACCCCGGGGAGCACGTCGGCCAGGCCGTAGGCCTTGACCGCGAGGATCACGTCGGCGCCGGGCGGGACCTCGGTGGTGGCCGGGACGGCGGCGGTGAGGTCGCCGTACCGGGCCGACCGCACGGCCAGCCCCTCGCGGGCGATGCGGGCGGCGCTGGCCGGGCGGGCGACGGCGACCACGGGGGTCCCGGCGCGGTGCAGCAGGGCGGCGAGGAGGCCGCCCACGGCCCCCGGTCCGACGACGGCGATCATCCGGTGCTCCTGGTCCTCTCGGCTGGTGGGGCCGGCCGTCTCTCGGCCGGTCGGGCCGGCCGTCTCTCGGCTGGTCGGGCCGGCCCACCCCCGGCCGGCCCGACCGACGCTACCGCGGTGGGATACTCCGACCAGACATGGCCACCACCTCCTCCGCACGCGTCACCCTCCCCCGCGAGATCTGGGTGCTCGTCGCGGCCGCCTTCGTCATCGCCCTCGGCTATGGCCTCGTCGCCCCGGCGCTCCCCCAGTTCGCCGCGAGCTTCGACGTCTCGGTCACCGCCGCCTCGGTGGTGGTCAGCGCCTTCGCGTTCTGCCGGCTGGTCTTCGCCCCGGCCGGCGGGGCGCTGGTCGGCCGGCTCGGGGAGCGGCCGGTGTACCTGGTCGGGCTGCTCGTCGTGGCCGCGTCCTCGGCCGCCACCGCCCTCGCCCAGGACTACGCCCAGCTCCTGCTGTTCCGGGGCCTGGGCGGCCTCGGCTCGACCATGTTCACCGTCTCGGCGATGGGGCTGATCATCCGGCTCGCGCCGCCGACGGCGCGGGGCCGGGCCTCGTCGCTGTACGGCGGGGCGTTCCTGCTCGGGGGCATCGGCGGCCCGGTGGTCGGCGGCGCGCTGGCCGGGTTCGGGCTGCGGGTGCCGTTCGTCGTCTATGCCCTCGCGCTGGTGGTGGCCACCGTGGGCGTGGCGGTGCTGCTGCCGGCCGGGGCCGGGCGGCTGGCGCCGGGCGCCGTGCCGCAGCCGCCGGCCCGGGTGCGCCTCGCCCTCGGGGACAGCGCCTACCGGGCGGCGCTGCTGGCCGGGTTCGCCAACGGGTGGTCGAACTTCGGGGTGCGGGTGGCGCTGGTGCCGCTCTTCGCCGCGGCGCTCGGCGCCGGCCCGTGGGCGGCGGGGGCAGCGCTGGCGGTCTTCGCCGGCGGGAACGCCGTCGTCCTGCTCTTCGCCGGCCGGCTGGTCGACGCCGTCGGCCGCCGCCCGCTGGTCCTCGCCGGGCTGGCGGTCAACGGGGTGGGCACGGCCGCCGTCGCGCTGGCCGGGGACGTCACGGCGCTGCTGCTGTGGTCGGCGGTGGCGGGCGCCGGCTCCGGGCTGCTGGGGCCGGCGCTGCAGGCCGCCGTGGCCGACGTCGTGGGGGCCGAGCGCAGCGGCGGGCAGGTGCTGGCCGCGTTCCAGATGACCCAGGACGCCGGCGGCATCGTCGGCCCGGTGCTCGCCGGGCTGCTGGCCGACCAGGTGGGCTACGGCGCGGCGTTCGGGGTCGGCGGCGCCCTGCTGCTGGTGGCGCTGCTGGGCTGGGTGCCGGCCCGGGAGACCCTGGTGCGGCAGGCGCCGGGGCGGTAGCCGGGCGCACGGGGCCGGGCGGCGAGAGCCGGGGCCCGGGCCGGGCCGACGGCGGCCGGGGCCGGGGCCGGGCGGGTCTCAGTAGGGCTGACGCTGGGCGAGCAGCTCCCGGCCGCGGGCGAGCCACCGCTCGGCGCGGGCCAGCCGGCCCTCGGCGTCGCCGAGCCACCGGCCGCCGTCGGTGCGGCGGGCGCCGGCGACGAGGGAGAGCACCACCCCGGCGGCCCGCCCGTGCAGGGCGACCGGGTCCACCAGGGTCTCGCAGGTCCGGGTCCACCGGTCCAGCACCACCGGCACGCGGGGGTAGGTGGCCGGTGCGAGGTGGGGCAGCACGCTGACGTGGCCGAGCAGGCACGCGAGGTCGTCCACCCGGTGGCCCGGGCCGACGGCGTCGACGTCCAGCAGCGCGGTGACGGCGACGGCACCCGGGGTGGAGTCCATGAGGATGTTCGCCTCGTAGAAGTCCCCGTGCGTAGGCACCACCGGGCCGGGGTCGGCGCGGTCGATGAGCTCCTCGACGCCCCGGGCGACGGCGCGGATGCGGTCGGCGTGCGCGGGCAGGACGGTGGCCGCGGCGTGGGCGTAGTGCTGGGCGCGCTCGGCCCACGCCGCCCGCCGGGGGAGCTCCAGCACGGCCGGGGGCAGGGCGTCGAGGGTGGCCACCAGGGCGGCCAGGACGGCGTCGGTGCGCTCGCCCGGACCGACGGCGAGGAGGTTTGCCAGCGGGGTGCCGTGCCCGGCCCCGAGCAGGACGAGGCCGTCCTCGTCGGCGCGCAGCAGCGGCGGGGCGGGCACGCCGGCGGCGGTGAGGATGCGGTGCCGGTCGGCGAGGGTGGCCAGGGTGGCCGGCCGGACGACCTTGAGGTAGGCGACCCCGTCGGCGTCGCCGCCCGACCGGGCGGGGAGCGCGGCGCCGGTGCCGCGTGCGCCGTCGGCCGGGGCGCCGCCGGCCGGGGCGCCGCAGGCCGGGCCGCCGCCGGTCGGGGCGCCGTCGGTCGGGACGCCGCCCGCCGCCGGGCGGACCCGCAGCACCGCCCGACGGGTGGGCCGGTAGGCGAGCAGCTCCACGGCCACCGGCGCACCGAGCCGGCGGGCCAACGCGGCCGGGTCGCAGGCGACGGCGAGCGCGGGCAGCTCGGGGTCGGCGGGGTGGCGCCACAGGTGGACGACCGGCCCCTCCACGCCGTTGCCGAGCCGGACCAGGTCGGGCCCGGGCCGGCGGGTGAGCCGCGCCGTCGTCGCGCACAGGTACTCCTCGCTGCGCCGCGGCGGCCCGCCCGAGTCTGGCCGCTCGACGGTGGCGGTGTAGCCCACCGTCACCCCGGCCCCGGGCCGGTGGTGGACGGTGTGCACCCGCCAGGACACCAGCCGGGAGCCCTCGGCGCGGAGGGCCCCGGCGAGGAGGTCGCCGGCCCGGTCCCCGGTGAGGAGGGCGACGTCGGCGGGCTCCCTCGACGCTGCGGGCGGCACGCTCATGGGCCCCAGTGCACCACAGGTCCCGGCGCCCTCGCTGCGCCCCGGCGCCGGCCTCGCGGGGTGCGCTCCCGGCCCGCAACGG contains:
- a CDS encoding phosphotransferase family protein, which gives rise to MSVPPAASREPADVALLTGDRAGDLLAGALRAEGSRLVSWRVHTVHHRPGAGVTVGYTATVERPDSGGPPRRSEEYLCATTARLTRRPGPDLVRLGNGVEGPVVHLWRHPADPELPALAVACDPAALARRLGAPVAVELLAYRPTRRAVLRVRPAAGGVPTDGAPTGGGPACGAPAGGAPADGARGTGAALPARSGGDADGVAYLKVVRPATLATLADRHRILTAAGVPAPPLLRADEDGLVLLGAGHGTPLANLLAVGPGERTDAVLAALVATLDALPPAVLELPRRAAWAERAQHYAHAAATVLPAHADRIRAVARGVEELIDRADPGPVVPTHGDFYEANILMDSTPGAVAVTALLDVDAVGPGHRVDDLACLLGHVSVLPHLAPATYPRVPVVLDRWTRTCETLVDPVALHGRAAGVVLSLVAGARRTDGGRWLGDAEGRLARAERWLARGRELLAQRQPY
- a CDS encoding ketopantoate reductase family protein, with the protein product MIAVVGPGAVGGLLAALLHRAGTPVVAVARPASAARIAREGLAVRSARYGDLTAAVPATTEVPPGADVILAVKAYGLADVLPGVAAARPREVLALLNGVGHAAAVAALPGRAVSGSVQVEAARSGGAVVHRGEALLVTVPDDAADLALLGALTTAGVDVRTGGTQDEVLWRKLVFLAPVALLTARTGAGLGEALAADPATTDALVAEVAALATAAGVPTEPAALRALLEKIPPTMRSSLSHDVAAGGPTELEALGGDLLRRGRAAGVPTPALARVVAELRATVGAG
- a CDS encoding MFS transporter, with protein sequence MATTSSARVTLPREIWVLVAAAFVIALGYGLVAPALPQFAASFDVSVTAASVVVSAFAFCRLVFAPAGGALVGRLGERPVYLVGLLVVAASSAATALAQDYAQLLLFRGLGGLGSTMFTVSAMGLIIRLAPPTARGRASSLYGGAFLLGGIGGPVVGGALAGFGLRVPFVVYALALVVATVGVAVLLPAGAGRLAPGAVPQPPARVRLALGDSAYRAALLAGFANGWSNFGVRVALVPLFAAALGAGPWAAGAALAVFAGGNAVVLLFAGRLVDAVGRRPLVLAGLAVNGVGTAAVALAGDVTALLLWSAVAGAGSGLLGPALQAAVADVVGAERSGGQVLAAFQMTQDAGGIVGPVLAGLLADQVGYGAAFGVGGALLLVALLGWVPARETLVRQAPGR